In Shouchella patagoniensis, the following are encoded in one genomic region:
- a CDS encoding gamma carbonic anhydrase, translating to MIIPYRDNFPKIDSTVYLAEGAIVTGDVIIGKESSIWFHTVIRGDVSPTLIGERVNIQDQSMLHQSPHKPLIIEDDVTIGHQVLLHSAVIRKNALIGMGSTILDGAEIGEGAFIGAGSLIPPGKIIPAGVLAFGRPANIVRELNENDLADMARIRREYVEKGQYYKSIQR from the coding sequence ATGATCATACCGTACCGTGACAATTTCCCGAAAATCGATTCAACCGTCTATCTTGCCGAAGGAGCGATCGTAACAGGTGATGTTATAATCGGCAAAGAATCCAGCATTTGGTTTCATACTGTGATACGTGGAGACGTGTCTCCAACTTTGATTGGTGAGCGTGTAAATATTCAAGACCAATCGATGCTGCACCAAAGCCCTCATAAACCACTCATTATTGAAGATGATGTGACAATTGGACATCAAGTATTATTACATAGTGCAGTAATTAGAAAAAATGCACTTATTGGCATGGGAAGCACGATTCTAGATGGTGCCGAAATTGGGGAAGGTGCGTTTATAGGAGCAGGTAGCCTTATACCCCCTGGAAAAATCATCCCTGCTGGCGTACTCGCTTTTGGAAGACCAGCAAACATTGTACGTGAATTAAATGAAAATGATTTAGCTGATATGGCAAGAATTCGACGTGAGTATGTTGAAAAAGGCCAATATTATAAGTCAATTCAGCGATAA
- the metK gene encoding methionine adenosyltransferase, whose protein sequence is MSEKRSKHLFTSESVTEGHPDKICDQISDAILDAILENDPNARVACETSVTTGLVLVAGEITTSTYVDIPSVVRETIKGIGYTRAKYGFDAETCSVLTSIDEQSADIAQGVDQALEAREGQMTDAEIEAIGAGDQGLMFGFATNETSELMPLPISLSHKIARRLTAVRKDGTLEYLRPDGKTQVTVEYDENGKPARVDTIVISTQHAPDTTLEQIQADLKKHVIEAVVPTELIDKQTKYFINPTGRFVIGGPQGDAGLTGRKIIVDTYGGYARHGGGAFSGKDATKVDRSGAYAARYVAKNIVAAGLADSCEVQLAYAIGVAQPVSISINTFGTGKASEEVLEGLVRKHFDLRPAGIIKMLDLRRPIYKQTAAYGHFGRDDVALPWEATDKADVLKAEANV, encoded by the coding sequence ATGTCTGAAAAAAGAAGCAAACATTTATTTACATCAGAGTCTGTTACGGAAGGTCATCCAGATAAAATTTGTGACCAAATTTCTGATGCCATATTAGATGCGATTTTAGAAAATGATCCAAACGCACGCGTTGCTTGTGAAACGTCTGTTACAACAGGTCTTGTACTTGTTGCTGGTGAAATTACAACGAGTACGTATGTTGATATCCCAAGCGTTGTGCGTGAGACGATTAAAGGAATTGGATATACACGCGCAAAATACGGTTTTGATGCTGAAACGTGTTCTGTTTTAACATCAATTGATGAGCAGTCAGCTGATATTGCTCAGGGAGTTGACCAAGCACTTGAGGCGCGTGAAGGTCAAATGACAGATGCGGAAATTGAAGCGATTGGTGCAGGAGATCAAGGCCTGATGTTTGGTTTTGCGACAAACGAGACCTCGGAATTAATGCCTTTACCAATCTCACTTAGTCATAAGATTGCTCGTCGTTTAACTGCGGTCCGCAAAGACGGAACACTTGAGTACTTGCGTCCAGATGGAAAAACACAAGTAACGGTTGAATACGACGAAAATGGGAAACCTGCGCGAGTTGATACAATTGTTATTTCAACACAACACGCTCCAGACACGACGCTTGAGCAAATTCAAGCAGACTTAAAAAAGCATGTTATTGAAGCAGTTGTACCAACTGAGCTAATTGATAAACAAACAAAATACTTCATTAATCCGACAGGCCGTTTTGTAATTGGTGGACCTCAAGGGGATGCGGGTCTTACAGGGCGGAAAATTATTGTAGATACGTATGGCGGTTACGCGCGCCACGGTGGTGGAGCGTTTTCTGGTAAGGATGCAACAAAAGTTGACCGTTCAGGTGCTTATGCCGCGCGTTATGTTGCGAAGAACATTGTAGCAGCAGGGTTAGCTGATAGTTGTGAAGTTCAACTTGCATACGCAATTGGTGTAGCACAACCAGTATCTATTTCAATTAATACATTTGGCACAGGAAAAGCATCAGAAGAAGTTCTAGAAGGACTGGTACGTAAGCATTTTGATCTTAGACCAGCAGGGATTATTAAAATGCTTGACTTGCGTCGCCCGATCTACAAGCAGACAGCAGCTTACGGTCATTTTGGTCGTGATGATGTGGCTTTGCCATGGGAAGCAACAGATAAAGCGGATGTTCTAAAAGCAGAAGCAAACGTATAA
- a CDS encoding alpha/beta hydrolase: MRYFDVPDARGVVVIVHGAGEHSGRYKWLIEKWNHHGFDCLLGDLPGQGESRGKRGHIDSFHQYIKTVDRWLKQARTKQLPIILVGHSMGGLIAIRTIMERDNSFIQALVLSSPCLELSMPVPAPKKAAAKMLNHVAPGFSMKSGLAPELTTRSEQVREEYVRDPLRVTKVSARWYHELDKAMRLTRRYPEKMPNIPVLLLAAGEDYVVDKRAGLAWFNHLDINHKMYKEWDGLYHELYNEPEKEKVFHYTIGFVNMLFP, translated from the coding sequence GTGCGCTATTTTGATGTTCCAGATGCCCGAGGCGTCGTCGTCATTGTTCATGGTGCAGGTGAGCACAGTGGTCGATACAAGTGGCTTATTGAGAAGTGGAATCACCACGGATTTGATTGCTTATTGGGGGACTTACCAGGTCAAGGAGAATCGCGTGGAAAGCGAGGACATATTGATTCATTCCATCAATACATAAAAACGGTTGATCGATGGTTGAAGCAAGCACGAACAAAGCAATTACCAATTATCCTAGTAGGACATAGTATGGGTGGTTTGATTGCCATTCGGACAATAATGGAACGTGATAATTCATTTATCCAAGCACTAGTCCTCTCATCGCCATGCTTAGAATTAAGTATGCCGGTACCGGCTCCCAAAAAAGCTGCTGCTAAAATGCTAAACCATGTCGCTCCAGGATTTAGTATGAAATCAGGTCTTGCTCCAGAATTAACAACAAGAAGTGAACAAGTCCGTGAAGAGTATGTAAGAGATCCATTACGCGTGACGAAAGTATCTGCACGCTGGTATCATGAACTAGATAAAGCAATGCGATTAACAAGGCGGTATCCAGAAAAAATGCCAAATATTCCAGTGTTACTTCTTGCGGCGGGTGAGGACTATGTCGTTGACAAGCGAGCTGGATTAGCATGGTTTAACCATTTAGATATCAATCATAAGATGTATAAGGAATGGGACGGCCTCTATCATGAGTTATATAATGAGCCAGAAAAAGAAAAAGTGTTTCATTATACAATTGGATTTGTGAATATGTTGTTTCCTTAA